In Chloroflexota bacterium, a genomic segment contains:
- a CDS encoding NADH-quinone oxidoreductase subunit C, protein MDEKLKNAIQAIRKGYDVDELTFRDEVSLILSPNDVVEICRQLRDDFDFNLLSSLTAVDYWPANDPRFHVVYQLYSIENNITLRLRVLVPGENPKIPTIEKLYPNANWHERELWDMFGIQVDGHSDLRRILMPADWEGHPLRKDYPLGYEEVQFSFNAEEIDKKKPYVKE, encoded by the coding sequence TATGACGTAGACGAACTGACGTTCCGGGATGAGGTTTCGCTGATTCTCTCCCCGAATGATGTAGTGGAAATTTGCCGCCAATTACGCGACGATTTCGACTTCAATTTGTTATCAAGCCTGACGGCCGTTGATTACTGGCCCGCAAACGATCCCCGTTTCCATGTAGTTTATCAACTGTACTCTATCGAAAACAATATTACGCTCCGATTGCGCGTTTTGGTGCCGGGCGAGAATCCAAAAATCCCTACTATCGAAAAACTCTACCCAAATGCAAATTGGCACGAACGCGAACTCTGGGATATGTTTGGCATTCAAGTTGACGGGCACTCTGATCTGAGACGAATTCTCATGCCCGCCGACTGGGAAGGCCACCCGCTGAGGAAAGACTACCCCTTGGGATATGAAGAAGTTCAGTTCAGCTTCAATGCGGAAGAAATTGACAAGAAAAAACCCTACGTGAAGGAATAA